From the genome of Colwellia psychrerythraea 34H, one region includes:
- a CDS encoding LysR family transcriptional regulator → MDLASRLLLLLEVSELGSFVKVSELRNVNRSAISKQIGKLEKELGVHLLNRTTRSLSLTAAGSEMVNQAKQLRDLLNNSKRLAENYHSEPRGELKISSSTLFGRQYVQQAVLKFQAQYPDIRIELLLEDRIVDLVGEGFDIGFRIGEPKESNLIAKQIAQNRLLIVAAPSFIEKHGKPTTIPKLESLPAVVYSAQGLLIDKIKYLDNTGNEAFIQLNTAYKVNEVEMLINTAVAGEMLTVTTAQMIENEVLEGKLIPIMTHINLADYGTFYAVYPHRNSPLKTKLFIETLKEVVGDKRPIWETRIPGFDKMYNNKT, encoded by the coding sequence ATGGATCTCGCTAGCCGATTGCTGCTTTTACTAGAAGTCTCAGAACTAGGTAGCTTTGTAAAAGTTTCAGAGCTTAGAAATGTCAACAGATCTGCTATTTCTAAGCAAATAGGGAAGCTTGAAAAAGAGCTTGGCGTACATTTATTAAATCGTACTACCCGCTCATTATCATTAACGGCCGCAGGCTCTGAAATGGTGAATCAAGCAAAGCAACTGAGAGACTTACTCAATAACTCAAAACGCTTAGCAGAAAACTATCACAGTGAGCCCAGAGGAGAGCTAAAAATTTCCAGCTCTACCCTGTTTGGTCGACAATATGTGCAGCAAGCTGTTTTGAAGTTTCAGGCGCAGTACCCAGATATTCGCATAGAATTGCTTTTAGAAGATCGAATAGTCGATTTAGTGGGTGAAGGTTTTGATATAGGTTTTCGAATTGGAGAACCAAAAGAGTCCAACTTAATTGCTAAACAAATAGCGCAAAATAGACTGTTAATCGTCGCCGCTCCTTCATTCATTGAAAAACACGGAAAACCAACCACAATACCCAAGCTAGAAAGCCTACCCGCAGTGGTATATTCGGCTCAGGGGTTATTGATTGATAAAATTAAATACCTTGATAACACAGGAAATGAAGCATTTATTCAGCTAAATACCGCTTATAAGGTTAATGAAGTTGAAATGCTAATCAATACTGCCGTAGCTGGAGAAATGCTCACAGTAACAACGGCACAAATGATTGAGAATGAGGTGCTAGAAGGCAAACTTATACCAATCATGACACATATCAATTTAGCTGATTACGGAACTTTTTATGCCGTATATCCGCATCGAAATTCCCCCTTAAAAACCAAATTATTTATCGAAACGCTTAAAGAAGTCGTTGGTGATAAAAGACCAATTTGGGAGACCCGAATTCCTGGATTCGACAAAATGTATAACAACAAAACTTAG
- a CDS encoding catalase family peroxidase gives MIHNLITPGLTAFILIAGATATSNAVANENKIQANDFVEIFVKLGGKHPGYRKAHAKGLCASGTFLPAPNKHFQGSALLSNGELPVSMRFSLGGSNPTSDEKAPGTRGMGMQIELPNGSLHTFTGNNFPVFAGKDPETFHGFLSTLLPDENGKSDSAKTIAFIQKHPSVQANAMWNQTAKTPASYANTEFFGIHTFYFEQSNGHKTKFRWNIKPSLGVKTMEKAEAANKPTEFLADTFAQQLKNETVRFTIMASLGEAEDSDIDPSQQWPSERPQVALGTVTVKTSGGDACKNTNFDPNIMSAGFMPSADPVLKIRSQAYAISFGKRLSGQ, from the coding sequence ATGATCCATAACCTCATTACCCCAGGCCTTACTGCTTTTATTCTAATTGCAGGTGCTACAGCAACTTCTAATGCCGTAGCTAATGAAAATAAAATTCAAGCAAATGATTTCGTTGAAATATTTGTAAAGCTAGGTGGAAAACATCCAGGCTATAGAAAGGCACATGCTAAAGGTTTGTGTGCCTCAGGCACTTTTTTACCAGCGCCCAATAAGCACTTCCAAGGTTCAGCACTGTTGTCCAACGGTGAACTGCCCGTATCTATGCGCTTTTCATTAGGTGGTTCTAACCCAACTAGTGATGAAAAAGCACCCGGCACTCGCGGTATGGGTATGCAAATTGAACTACCTAATGGCTCTTTACATACTTTCACGGGCAACAACTTCCCAGTCTTTGCAGGTAAGGATCCAGAAACTTTTCATGGCTTTTTATCAACATTACTTCCTGATGAAAATGGAAAGTCGGACTCTGCCAAAACAATAGCATTCATTCAGAAGCACCCGAGCGTGCAAGCTAATGCCATGTGGAATCAAACAGCTAAAACACCTGCATCTTATGCCAATACAGAGTTTTTTGGCATCCACACGTTTTACTTTGAACAATCAAATGGGCATAAAACTAAATTTCGCTGGAACATTAAGCCGAGCTTAGGTGTAAAGACAATGGAAAAAGCAGAGGCGGCTAATAAGCCAACCGAGTTTTTAGCTGATACTTTTGCTCAACAACTTAAAAACGAAACTGTTCGTTTTACAATTATGGCAAGCTTAGGTGAAGCTGAAGATAGCGATATTGACCCATCACAACAGTGGCCTAGTGAACGTCCTCAAGTAGCTCTTGGAACAGTGACGGTTAAAACTAGTGGTGGGGATGCATGCAAAAATACTAACTTTGATCCTAATATTATGTCCGCTGGTTTTATGCCAAGCGCAGATCCAGTTTTAAAAATACGATCACAAGCTTATGCTATATCTTTTGGCAAAAGATTGAGCGGTCAATAA
- a CDS encoding CmpA/NrtA family ABC transporter substrate-binding protein, which yields MNWKKPITSSLKSLSLSIALVCAGTYIAHAETVGEPEKEELKFGFIKLTDMAPIAIAYENGYFEDEGLYVTIEAQANWKVLLNGVIDGTLDGAHMLAGQPIAATMGYGTKAHIITPFSMDLNGNAITVSNDIWKKMKPNIPKMADGRPVHPIKADSLKPVIESLASEGKPFKMGMVFPVSTHNYELRYWLAAGGIHPGYYAPHKGDNSGQIDAQALLSVTPPPQMPSTMEAGTIHGYCVGEPWNQQAVFKGIGVPVVTDYEIWKNNPEKVFGITAAFAEKYPNTTIRLTRALIRAAKWLDDNSNANRPAAVKILSQSNYVGADYDVIANSMTGTFEYEKGDKRAVPDFNVFFRYNATYPYYSDAIWYLTQMRRWGQISDDKSDQWYKDLAAKVYRPDIYAKAAQSLIDDKLIPANEFPDFTKENGFKAPQQHFIDDIVYDGNQPNAYLEKFKLGLKKGDKL from the coding sequence ATGAATTGGAAAAAACCTATAACCTCTAGCCTAAAAAGTTTGTCGCTGAGCATTGCACTCGTTTGTGCGGGCACTTATATCGCTCATGCTGAAACGGTTGGCGAACCAGAAAAGGAAGAGTTGAAGTTCGGTTTTATTAAATTAACTGATATGGCGCCGATTGCTATCGCTTATGAAAACGGCTACTTCGAAGACGAAGGTTTATATGTCACGATTGAAGCACAAGCTAACTGGAAAGTACTATTAAATGGTGTGATTGATGGCACGTTAGATGGTGCGCATATGCTTGCGGGTCAACCTATTGCAGCCACTATGGGATACGGTACTAAAGCACACATAATTACGCCTTTTTCAATGGATCTAAATGGTAATGCCATTACCGTTTCAAACGATATCTGGAAAAAAATGAAGCCAAACATTCCTAAAATGGCGGATGGCAGACCTGTTCATCCAATTAAGGCTGATTCATTAAAGCCCGTTATAGAATCGTTAGCTTCAGAAGGTAAGCCCTTTAAGATGGGCATGGTCTTTCCTGTTTCGACACATAACTACGAGTTACGTTATTGGTTAGCTGCCGGCGGAATACACCCTGGTTATTATGCTCCACACAAAGGGGATAACTCAGGACAGATTGATGCACAAGCCTTACTTTCAGTCACTCCGCCACCACAAATGCCATCAACAATGGAAGCCGGTACTATTCATGGTTACTGTGTCGGTGAACCTTGGAACCAACAAGCCGTGTTTAAAGGTATTGGTGTACCTGTGGTGACTGATTATGAAATATGGAAAAACAACCCTGAAAAAGTTTTTGGTATCACAGCCGCTTTCGCTGAAAAGTACCCGAACACTACTATTCGTTTAACACGTGCGCTTATTCGAGCCGCTAAATGGTTAGACGACAACAGTAATGCGAACCGTCCTGCAGCGGTGAAAATATTGTCTCAATCTAATTATGTTGGTGCTGATTACGATGTTATTGCTAACTCAATGACAGGTACTTTTGAATATGAAAAGGGTGATAAACGAGCAGTGCCTGATTTCAACGTATTCTTTAGATATAACGCAACCTACCCATATTACTCTGATGCTATTTGGTACCTAACGCAAATGCGTCGTTGGGGGCAGATTTCGGATGATAAAAGTGATCAATGGTACAAAGACTTAGCAGCAAAAGTATATCGTCCTGATATATACGCTAAAGCGGCTCAATCATTAATTGACGATAAGTTAATTCCTGCAAATGAGTTTCCAGACTTTACTAAAGAAAACGGTTTTAAAGCACCACAACAACACTTTATAGACGATATTGTTTATGACGGAAATCAACCTAATGCTTATTTGGAAAAATTTAAACTGGGTCTTAAAAAGGGTGACAAGCTTTAA
- a CDS encoding enoyl-CoA hydratase/isomerase family protein, whose product MKKLMITQEAGVATVLIKNPPVNILTIDLINELNAFILSLKDDRETKVVVFKSFHEAFFIAHLDLNVINGTSGGQAASIEFNHMIANIKAMKQLSIAVVDGVARGGGNEFVMACDLAYGTENSAFAQPELYINIPTGGQGAVQFARRLGKGKALQALLTGADFTAQQAETLNIITQFVLKAELDVFLAQLLSVIVGWEIRDIVMYKEIIAASIKDEAVGTELELRYFLERAREEKTQTIIAAFLKHGGQTEREAKDMQGIFVDTAAELSK is encoded by the coding sequence ATGAAAAAATTAATGATAACCCAAGAAGCTGGCGTGGCTACTGTGTTAATTAAAAACCCTCCTGTAAATATTTTAACGATTGATTTAATTAACGAGTTAAACGCATTTATTCTGTCATTAAAAGATGATCGTGAAACTAAAGTTGTTGTTTTTAAATCGTTTCATGAGGCATTTTTTATTGCCCACTTAGACCTTAATGTTATTAACGGCACTTCAGGTGGACAAGCCGCATCAATAGAGTTTAATCACATGATTGCTAATATCAAAGCGATGAAGCAGCTCTCTATTGCTGTAGTTGACGGTGTGGCTCGTGGTGGCGGTAATGAGTTTGTTATGGCATGTGATTTAGCATATGGCACGGAAAATTCGGCTTTTGCTCAACCGGAATTATATATTAACATTCCAACGGGCGGTCAAGGCGCAGTGCAGTTTGCTCGCCGTTTAGGAAAGGGTAAAGCACTTCAAGCATTACTAACTGGCGCTGACTTTACAGCACAACAAGCTGAAACCTTAAACATAATTACTCAGTTTGTTCTTAAAGCCGAACTTGATGTATTTCTAGCACAATTGTTATCAGTTATTGTCGGTTGGGAGATCCGCGACATTGTGATGTATAAAGAAATTATTGCCGCCTCAATCAAAGATGAAGCTGTCGGCACAGAACTTGAGTTACGATACTTTTTAGAACGAGCGAGAGAAGAAAAAACACAAACTATCATTGCTGCATTTCTTAAACATGGCGGCCAAACCGAACGCGAAGCTAAAGACATGCAAGGCATCTTTGTTGATACTGCTGCAGAGCTCTCAAAGTAG
- a CDS encoding AI-2E family transporter encodes MIKIIIINLHLVTIIVAVILFGGIWGFWGVFFAIPLATLVKAVLSAWPSNNEFPEQKKC; translated from the coding sequence GTGATAAAAATAATTATTATAAATTTGCATCTGGTCACTATTATTGTCGCAGTAATTTTATTTGGTGGTATATGGGGATTTTGGGGAGTGTTTTTTGCTATTCCACTTGCGACTTTAGTAAAAGCGGTTTTAAGCGCTTGGCCTTCAAATAACGAATTTCCAGAGCAGAAAAAATGCTAA
- a CDS encoding organic hydroperoxide resistance protein, with the protein MTTLYTTTATASAGRNGQVSTDDNMLDLALSYPKEMGGTGAATNPEQLFAAGYAACFSNAILHVAGGQKLKLATAPVSAEVGIGPNEAGGFALSVSLAVTLELDDEQAIALVKTAHQVCPYSNAVNGNIDVKLTVNGAAL; encoded by the coding sequence ATGACAACGCTATATACAACAACAGCAACTGCTTCTGCAGGACGTAACGGACAAGTAAGCACAGATGATAATATGCTCGACCTTGCACTAAGTTACCCAAAAGAGATGGGGGGAACGGGCGCAGCAACAAACCCTGAACAGTTATTTGCAGCGGGTTACGCTGCTTGTTTTTCAAATGCCATTTTACATGTAGCGGGAGGGCAAAAATTAAAATTAGCGACAGCACCTGTCTCTGCAGAAGTGGGTATTGGTCCTAATGAAGCGGGTGGTTTTGCATTAAGCGTTTCATTAGCGGTAACGTTAGAACTGGATGATGAGCAAGCAATCGCATTGGTTAAAACTGCACATCAAGTCTGCCCATACTCAAATGCCGTTAATGGTAATATTGATGTGAAACTGACCGTCAATGGCGCTGCATTATAA
- a CDS encoding ABC transporter permease, with amino-acid sequence MKVSKSILSKITNAMLLPVIGITVFLFLWSISAQSIHTSLGTFPGPNAVVKQFSSLYGEHVAEREKAEAFYQRQEKRNVAKQEKNPNYVGKIRAYTGKETFFDQILTSLFTVTCGFLVAAIIAIPLGIWMGLNKRLNSAINPIVQIFKPVSPLAWLPLVTMVVSALYVSDDPMVSKSFLTSLITVSLCSLWPMVINTSIGVSSIDSDLLNVSKVLRLPTLTHIKKIVIPASIPMIFTGMRLSFGVAWMVLIAAEMLAQNPGLGKFVWDEFQNGSSDSLARIMAAVIVIGFIGFLLDRAMLELQRKVSWDKSSASV; translated from the coding sequence ATGAAAGTTTCTAAAAGTATTTTAAGTAAAATCACTAATGCGATGTTACTGCCTGTTATTGGCATAACAGTATTTCTATTTTTATGGTCAATATCAGCACAAAGTATTCATACCTCTTTAGGTACGTTTCCTGGCCCCAATGCGGTTGTTAAACAATTTTCTTCTTTGTATGGCGAACATGTAGCAGAACGAGAAAAAGCTGAGGCTTTTTATCAGCGACAAGAAAAGCGCAATGTAGCAAAACAAGAAAAGAACCCTAATTATGTCGGTAAAATAAGAGCATACACAGGTAAGGAAACATTTTTTGATCAAATCCTTACCAGTTTATTCACGGTAACTTGCGGCTTTTTAGTCGCCGCAATTATAGCCATCCCGTTAGGTATTTGGATGGGGTTAAATAAACGTTTAAATTCAGCAATAAACCCAATTGTGCAAATATTTAAGCCGGTATCACCGCTTGCTTGGTTACCTTTAGTGACTATGGTTGTCAGTGCGCTTTATGTCTCTGATGATCCTATGGTATCAAAGTCATTCTTAACATCATTAATTACCGTTAGCCTGTGTAGCTTATGGCCTATGGTGATCAATACCTCGATTGGTGTTTCTTCAATAGACAGTGACTTACTTAATGTGAGTAAAGTTCTGCGCTTACCCACATTAACGCATATTAAAAAAATTGTAATACCTGCGTCAATCCCAATGATTTTCACGGGGATGCGTTTGTCATTTGGTGTCGCTTGGATGGTACTGATAGCTGCAGAAATGCTGGCGCAAAATCCCGGTTTAGGTAAGTTTGTTTGGGATGAGTTCCAAAATGGTAGTTCAGATTCTTTGGCTCGTATTATGGCAGCAGTTATTGTGATTGGTTTCATCGGCTTTTTATTAGACCGAGCCATGTTGGAACTGCAACGAAAAGTCTCTTGGGACAAATCAAGCGCAAGCGTTTAA
- a CDS encoding IS110-like element ISCps4 family transposase, whose amino-acid sequence MTKFSVYIGIDWANDKHDVCVQVANSSARKFEVIKHSPKSINEWITSLHKQYKGQIAVAIELSKGPIVYALQKFDFITIHPVNTSMLAQYRKAFSPSGAKDDPTDAELALDLMLRYPNKIKALKMDSESVRKLTYLVEQRRKLVDDKRRFSNRLIITLKEYYPHLLDWFSHRGSGIFCDFITRWPNLQKLKRARADTLKKFFGSYPGRTAAYSVKRIQSISEAEPLTLDNAVIESHQLLAVALANQLLVAVKVIKVFDREISELFNALPDAELYKSLPGTGPCLAPRLLVAIGENRSRFNSASEIQMYAGIAPVTVRSGQKSWIHWRYQCSKFTRQSFIEWATKSIRQSYWAEIYYQQQREKGNTHQAAVRSLAFKWIRIIYRCWKTKEPYNEAKYLKALSDRNSPLLFKEKAC is encoded by the coding sequence ATGACTAAGTTTTCAGTTTATATCGGTATTGATTGGGCAAATGATAAACACGATGTATGTGTTCAAGTGGCTAATTCAAGTGCACGAAAGTTTGAAGTAATTAAGCACTCACCTAAGTCGATCAATGAATGGATAACCAGCCTTCATAAGCAATACAAAGGACAAATAGCTGTTGCTATTGAACTATCCAAAGGGCCTATCGTTTACGCACTTCAAAAATTTGATTTTATCACTATTCACCCCGTTAACACTTCAATGTTAGCTCAATACCGTAAAGCTTTTTCACCCAGCGGTGCAAAAGACGACCCAACGGACGCAGAGCTTGCTTTAGATTTAATGCTGAGATATCCCAATAAAATTAAAGCATTAAAAATGGACAGTGAATCGGTTAGGAAGTTGACGTATCTAGTCGAACAGCGTCGTAAGTTAGTTGATGATAAAAGGCGGTTCAGCAACCGATTAATCATTACACTTAAAGAATATTACCCTCACTTACTTGATTGGTTTTCACACCGAGGATCGGGGATATTTTGTGATTTCATTACACGTTGGCCCAACCTACAAAAACTTAAAAGAGCTAGGGCTGATACCTTGAAAAAGTTTTTTGGCTCATACCCTGGACGTACTGCGGCATATAGCGTTAAGCGAATTCAATCTATTAGTGAAGCAGAGCCGCTCACTCTCGATAACGCAGTTATCGAGTCGCACCAACTGCTTGCAGTTGCATTAGCTAATCAACTGCTTGTTGCTGTGAAGGTTATTAAGGTCTTTGATAGAGAAATTAGTGAGTTGTTTAATGCTTTGCCGGATGCAGAACTTTATAAATCATTACCAGGTACTGGCCCGTGTTTAGCACCTAGGCTATTAGTGGCTATTGGGGAAAACCGTAGTCGATTCAATAGCGCATCGGAAATTCAAATGTATGCAGGGATAGCACCCGTAACAGTGCGTAGTGGTCAAAAGAGCTGGATTCATTGGCGATATCAGTGTTCTAAATTTACTCGCCAATCATTTATAGAATGGGCTACTAAAAGCATAAGGCAATCTTATTGGGCGGAAATTTATTATCAGCAGCAAAGGGAAAAAGGTAATACCCACCAGGCAGCTGTGCGTTCGCTAGCATTTAAGTGGATACGGATCATATATCGTTGTTGGAAAACTAAAGAGCCATACAATGAAGCCAAGTATTTAAAAGCATTGAGCGATAGGAATTCCCCATTACTTTTTAAAGAAAAAGCTTGTTAA
- a CDS encoding MBL fold metallo-hydrolase, with product MKKLSALIFTVLLSSCVSQPYTKTNAPFDGVKFDNIEPFDDKSIFDLLSWKIKAISESTPWPDEIDSKQFKPSSQRSVKPLITVISHASVLIQIDNLNILTDPHYSLRASPVQFAGPKRVVKPGIAFDDLPSIDIVLISHNHYDHLDLDTLKRLNDRDAPKFVAGLKTKSFLEENGIEAAVDLDWWQNITANNTKITFVPSQHWSARGLFDKREMLWGGFYIENNYKIYFAGDTGYGKFFKKIKEKLGAPDLSLIPIGAYEPRWFMKDAHLNPKESLQAFRDLESKKMIGIHFGTFKLTDEGYNDPIETLNEEIKKLNMDPLKVIIPTFGKPHSI from the coding sequence ATGAAAAAACTCTCAGCGTTAATATTTACCGTTTTACTATCCTCCTGTGTATCTCAACCTTATACAAAGACTAATGCCCCTTTTGACGGTGTTAAATTTGATAACATTGAGCCTTTTGACGATAAAAGTATATTTGACCTACTCAGTTGGAAAATTAAGGCTATAAGTGAGTCTACTCCTTGGCCAGATGAAATTGACTCCAAGCAGTTTAAACCCTCTAGCCAAAGATCGGTAAAGCCATTAATTACTGTAATCAGCCATGCATCAGTTCTTATTCAGATTGATAATTTAAACATACTAACAGATCCTCATTATTCACTCAGAGCTTCACCTGTTCAATTTGCTGGACCCAAAAGAGTCGTTAAACCTGGTATTGCCTTTGATGATCTGCCTTCAATAGATATCGTTCTTATATCTCATAATCATTATGACCATCTAGATCTTGATACGCTCAAGCGATTAAACGATAGAGATGCTCCCAAATTCGTTGCAGGATTGAAAACAAAGTCATTTCTGGAAGAAAATGGAATTGAAGCCGCTGTCGATCTGGATTGGTGGCAAAATATAACAGCTAATAATACTAAGATTACTTTTGTTCCTTCCCAGCATTGGTCAGCCAGAGGTCTATTCGATAAAAGGGAAATGCTTTGGGGTGGGTTCTATATTGAAAATAATTATAAGATCTACTTTGCAGGAGACACTGGATACGGGAAATTCTTTAAAAAAATTAAAGAGAAACTTGGTGCACCGGATCTTTCTTTGATTCCAATTGGAGCGTATGAACCTAGATGGTTCATGAAAGATGCCCACCTTAACCCAAAGGAGTCTCTACAAGCATTTAGAGACCTAGAAAGTAAGAAGATGATCGGTATTCACTTTGGGACTTTTAAGTTAACTGATGAGGGATATAATGATCCAATTGAGACTCTTAATGAAGAAATTAAGAAATTAAACATGGATCCTCTAAAAGTAATTATTCCTACTTTTGGAAAGCCTCATTCAATTTAG
- a CDS encoding ANTAR domain-containing response regulator, whose amino-acid sequence MSLNNKQVNKKNLLHKKSMDPVIEDITVLLIEEQPNVSSMLKNALMDFGYHITKHISFDDNIIEQIDLCNPSILILATDLPSEAILKELAEINQLLPLPIVIFAENDSPNVIKNAIKSGVSAYVVNEILPQRLKSIISVANERFKAVQSLRNELKQAKTQLEGRKYIERAKGLIMQQKNISENEAYSKLRKMAMDQGCSLAMVAKNIIDVCQLLSTSKA is encoded by the coding sequence ATGAGCCTTAACAATAAACAGGTTAATAAAAAGAACTTGTTGCATAAAAAATCAATGGATCCAGTAATAGAAGATATCACCGTACTTTTAATTGAAGAGCAACCAAACGTTAGTTCTATGCTAAAAAATGCATTAATGGATTTTGGTTATCATATTACTAAACACATCTCTTTTGATGACAATATTATTGAACAAATTGATTTGTGTAACCCCAGTATTCTTATTCTAGCAACTGACTTACCCAGTGAAGCAATTTTGAAAGAACTCGCTGAAATAAATCAATTATTACCTTTGCCCATTGTTATATTTGCTGAGAATGATTCTCCTAATGTGATTAAAAATGCGATTAAATCTGGCGTAAGTGCTTATGTGGTTAATGAAATATTACCTCAACGACTCAAAAGTATTATTTCAGTTGCAAACGAACGCTTCAAAGCTGTTCAGTCTTTACGTAATGAACTTAAACAGGCGAAAACCCAGTTAGAAGGCAGAAAGTATATTGAAAGGGCGAAGGGGCTTATCATGCAACAAAAGAACATAAGTGAAAATGAGGCTTATAGTAAGCTCAGGAAAATGGCAATGGATCAAGGATGTTCATTGGCGATGGTGGCAAAAAATATTATTGATGTTTGTCAGTTGTTATCAACATCTAAAGCATAG
- a CDS encoding DoxX family protein: MNTMLLTLGRVLLALYFLVPGIMKFVSWDMHIQLMEKHNMPFVPVLLVLAGIFQIVAALMLIANRFTGIVALLLAGLVLVINISLHDFWNFSGLDGAHEMQNFIKNLGIFAGLLVLSGHSLPAFLQKEK, translated from the coding sequence ATGAACACTATGTTATTAACGCTTGGACGTGTTTTACTCGCATTATACTTTCTGGTTCCCGGTATCATGAAATTTGTATCTTGGGATATGCATATACAGCTAATGGAAAAACACAATATGCCATTTGTCCCTGTGTTATTAGTATTGGCGGGTATTTTCCAAATAGTCGCTGCTTTGATGCTAATTGCAAATCGATTTACCGGAATCGTCGCATTGTTATTAGCAGGCTTGGTGTTAGTCATTAATATTTCGTTGCATGATTTTTGGAATTTTTCGGGTCTAGATGGCGCACATGAAATGCAAAATTTCATTAAGAACTTAGGCATTTTTGCGGGATTATTGGTACTTTCTGGTCATTCCTTGCCGGCATTTTTACAAAAAGAAAAGTAA
- a CDS encoding MarR family winged helix-turn-helix transcriptional regulator, with translation MSLSTTACDQNGAETPQLLLKNQVCFSLYSASNALIRSYRPLLSALDLTYPQYLTMMVIWEKSGINVKDLGHDLHLDSGTLTPLLKRLEVKGFITRERSDEDERVRLVFLTTQGQQLKSQAESVPEAIFCKSQLQIAELQQLKASCEKLLANLQK, from the coding sequence ATGAGTTTATCAACAACAGCTTGCGATCAAAATGGAGCAGAAACGCCTCAGTTATTATTAAAGAATCAAGTTTGCTTTTCACTTTATAGCGCTTCAAATGCGTTAATTCGTTCTTATCGTCCGCTACTGAGCGCACTCGATCTGACTTATCCTCAATATTTAACCATGATGGTAATTTGGGAGAAAAGTGGTATTAACGTGAAGGATCTCGGCCATGACTTACATCTCGACTCAGGTACATTAACTCCTTTACTAAAACGTTTAGAAGTAAAAGGCTTTATAACGCGCGAACGTAGTGATGAAGATGAGCGTGTTAGATTGGTATTTTTAACCACTCAAGGCCAACAGTTAAAAAGTCAGGCTGAATCAGTACCAGAAGCGATTTTCTGTAAAAGCCAACTTCAAATAGCTGAATTACAGCAACTCAAAGCAAGCTGTGAAAAGTTATTAGCCAACTTACAAAAATAA
- a CDS encoding AAA family ATPase: MNIANIKKRIVLTGGPGGGKTTALDLIRREFLGKIATVPEAATMIFSGGIERSTNDQILKTQQIAIFNLQKHLEDIQRTTFQNSIILCDRGSLDGLAYWPENDENFFTSMNTSIEEELLRYDAVIFFESAAKSGESIKSNNPIRNESEKAAIELDNKLKTIWSKHPNFNLIHSSESFINKVMFGIKTIEQVMDDYQKSAP; encoded by the coding sequence ATGAATATTGCTAATATAAAAAAACGTATCGTACTTACTGGCGGTCCTGGTGGCGGTAAAACAACAGCTCTCGACTTAATTCGTCGTGAATTTTTAGGGAAAATAGCAACCGTACCTGAAGCGGCAACAATGATATTCAGTGGTGGTATTGAACGCTCAACTAATGACCAGATACTAAAAACACAACAAATTGCAATTTTTAATTTACAAAAGCATTTAGAAGATATTCAACGTACTACTTTTCAAAACAGTATTATTTTATGCGACCGTGGCTCATTAGATGGATTAGCATACTGGCCAGAAAATGATGAAAATTTTTTCACCTCTATGAATACCAGTATTGAAGAAGAGCTTTTACGCTACGATGCAGTCATTTTCTTCGAAAGCGCAGCTAAATCAGGTGAAAGCATTAAAAGTAACAACCCTATTCGCAATGAGTCAGAAAAGGCCGCTATTGAGCTTGATAATAAATTAAAAACTATTTGGTCAAAGCATCCTAACTTTAACTTGATTCATAGTTCGGAATCGTTCATTAATAAAGTAATGTTTGGCATCAAGACTATTGAACAAGTTATGGATGATTATCAAAAAAGTGCACCATAA